The following coding sequences lie in one Leucobacter allii genomic window:
- a CDS encoding PadR family transcriptional regulator has translation MANQMTEMLKGTLEGIVLAILAAQPAYGYEITARLREEGFADLAEGTIYALLIRIEQRGFVDVAKVPSEKGPPRKVFTLNEAGLAQLEEFWTAWRFLAGRIEELRAHRTPGSTAHEGA, from the coding sequence ATGGCGAATCAGATGACCGAGATGCTCAAGGGCACCCTCGAGGGCATCGTCCTCGCGATCCTCGCCGCGCAGCCGGCATACGGCTACGAGATCACGGCGAGACTGCGCGAGGAGGGCTTCGCGGATCTCGCGGAGGGCACCATCTACGCCCTCCTCATCCGCATCGAGCAGCGGGGCTTCGTCGACGTGGCGAAGGTCCCCTCCGAGAAGGGCCCTCCGCGCAAGGTCTTCACGCTCAACGAGGCGGGCCTCGCCCAACTCGAGGAGTTCTGGACCGCGTGGCGCTTCCTCGCCGGCCGGATCGAGGAGCTCCGCGCACACCGCACCCCCGGCAGCACCGCACACGAAGGAGCCTGA
- a CDS encoding DUF1048 domain-containing protein, with product MAAKWIEALTGSLEQKREYKQQMARLEALPAPYAEAARALNRYFMYYGAIADGETLVTMLGDHVELWERAAVDGTPVSAIVGDDPVGFAETFVSSYRHREWIDKERQRLVTAIGSAIEQERGRES from the coding sequence ATGGCCGCGAAATGGATCGAAGCACTCACCGGATCGCTCGAGCAGAAGCGCGAGTACAAGCAGCAGATGGCGCGCCTCGAGGCGCTCCCCGCCCCCTACGCGGAGGCGGCCCGGGCGCTGAACCGGTATTTCATGTACTACGGGGCGATCGCCGACGGCGAGACGCTCGTCACGATGCTCGGCGACCACGTCGAGCTGTGGGAGCGCGCCGCCGTCGACGGCACGCCCGTGAGCGCCATCGTCGGCGACGACCCCGTCGGGTTCGCCGAGACCTTCGTGAGCTCCTACCGGCACCGCGAATGGATCGACAAGGAGCGGCAGCGCCTCGTCACGGCGATCGGATCGGCGATCGAGCAGGAACGGGGGCGGGAATCATGA
- the groL gene encoding chaperonin GroEL (60 kDa chaperone family; promotes refolding of misfolded polypeptides especially under stressful conditions; forms two stacked rings of heptamers to form a barrel-shaped 14mer; ends can be capped by GroES; misfolded proteins enter the barrel where they are refolded when GroES binds) — protein sequence MAKIIAFDEEARRGLERGLNTLADAVKVTLGPRGRNVVLEKKWGAPTITNDGVSIAKEIELDDPYEKIGAELVKEVAKKTDDVAGDGTTTATVLAQALVREGLRNVAAGSDPIAIKKGIEKAVSAVSAKLLENAKEIETTDEIAATASISAADEQIGKLIAEAIDKVGKEGVVTVEESNTFGTELELTEGMRFDKGYLSAYFVTDADRQEAVFEDPYILIVNSKVSNIKDLLPVVDPVIQSGKQLLIIAEDVEGEALATLVLNKIRGIFKSAAVKAPGFGDRRKAMLQDIAILTGGQVISEEVGLKLENATLDMLGTARKVIITKDETTIVQGGGEEEAIAGRVTQIRREIENTDSDYDREKLQERLAKLAGGVAVIKAGAATEVELKERKHRIEDAVRNAKAAVDEGVLPGGGVALIQAGKDVFDGLNLAGDEAVGAKIVQTAIEAPLRQIALNAGLEPGVVANNVANLPTGHGLNAATGEYGDLVAQGILDPAKVTRSALQNAASIAGLFLTTEAVVADKPEPAAAAPAGDPTGGMDF from the coding sequence ATGGCAAAGATCATTGCGTTTGATGAGGAAGCGCGTCGTGGACTCGAGCGGGGTCTGAACACCCTCGCCGATGCCGTGAAGGTGACGCTCGGGCCGCGCGGCCGCAACGTCGTGCTGGAGAAGAAGTGGGGCGCCCCCACGATCACCAACGACGGCGTGTCCATCGCCAAGGAGATCGAGCTCGACGACCCCTACGAGAAGATCGGCGCCGAGCTCGTCAAGGAGGTCGCGAAGAAGACCGACGACGTCGCGGGCGACGGCACCACCACCGCGACCGTGCTCGCCCAGGCGCTCGTGCGCGAGGGCCTGCGCAACGTCGCCGCGGGCAGCGATCCCATCGCGATCAAGAAGGGCATCGAGAAGGCGGTCTCCGCCGTCTCGGCGAAGCTCCTCGAGAACGCGAAGGAGATCGAGACCACCGACGAGATCGCCGCGACCGCGTCCATCTCGGCGGCCGACGAGCAGATCGGCAAGCTCATCGCCGAGGCGATCGACAAGGTCGGCAAGGAGGGCGTCGTCACCGTCGAGGAGTCGAACACCTTCGGCACCGAGCTCGAGCTGACCGAGGGCATGCGCTTCGACAAGGGCTACCTCTCGGCCTACTTCGTCACCGACGCCGATCGCCAGGAGGCGGTCTTCGAGGATCCCTACATCCTCATCGTCAACAGCAAGGTCTCGAACATCAAGGACCTGCTCCCCGTCGTCGATCCGGTGATCCAGTCGGGCAAGCAGCTCCTCATCATCGCCGAGGACGTCGAGGGCGAGGCGCTCGCGACGCTCGTGCTCAACAAGATCCGCGGCATCTTCAAGTCGGCCGCCGTCAAGGCCCCCGGCTTCGGCGATCGCCGCAAGGCCATGCTGCAGGACATCGCGATCCTCACCGGCGGCCAGGTCATCTCCGAGGAGGTCGGCCTCAAGCTCGAGAACGCGACGCTCGACATGCTCGGCACCGCGCGCAAGGTCATCATCACCAAGGACGAGACCACCATCGTCCAGGGCGGTGGCGAGGAGGAGGCGATCGCGGGCCGCGTGACCCAGATCCGCCGCGAGATCGAGAACACCGACTCGGACTACGACCGCGAGAAGCTCCAGGAGCGCCTCGCGAAGCTCGCCGGCGGCGTGGCCGTCATCAAGGCGGGCGCGGCCACCGAGGTCGAGCTCAAGGAGCGCAAGCACCGCATCGAGGACGCCGTCCGCAACGCGAAGGCCGCGGTCGACGAGGGCGTGCTCCCCGGCGGCGGCGTCGCGCTCATCCAGGCGGGCAAGGACGTCTTCGACGGCCTGAACCTCGCCGGTGACGAGGCCGTCGGCGCGAAGATCGTGCAGACCGCCATCGAGGCGCCGCTGCGCCAGATCGCGCTCAACGCCGGCCTCGAGCCGGGCGTCGTCGCGAACAACGTCGCGAACCTGCCCACCGGCCACGGCCTGAACGCCGCGACCGGCGAGTACGGCGATCTCGTCGCGCAGGGCATCCTCGACCCGGCCAAGGTCACCCGCTCGGCGCTGCAGAACGCCGCGTCGATCGCCGGGCTGTTCCTCACCACCGAGGCCGTCGTCGCCGACAAGCCGGAGCCGGCTGCCGCCGCTCCCGCGGGCGATCCGACGGGCGGCATGGACTTCTAA
- a CDS encoding APC family permease — MSSRAPGAVAAGDVAGRRLRRTGLGTADLVFFVVAAAAPLTVVAGVVPLAIRTGGLSTAYGYLVPAVILLMFAVGFTAMSPHIKNAGAFYAYISRGIGKPIGVGGSFVAALAYNAMTVCLLAGFAVYGQGLLESFFGVTVPWWMIAAVGVVGVGLLGYFKVTMGAKVLGIALILEVLVLIVYQVATLGSGDVDVRSFEMFNPSVMLDPGFGAMLVLTAGGFIGFEATALYAEEVKDPERTVQRATYIAIGFLGLFYTFSVWCLFVAYTPEGALAFAAGDDVDSLTFVSMSRYVGVWLADVGQLLLCTSAFAAALAFHNAASRYHFTMAREGLLPRRVGRISARHGSPIGGVVLQIGITVVVLGAAALAQADPYLVVFLWSSAPGVLGVLLLEMIAAVAIVAFFWKDRRGHSSLRVIVAPALSAVGLAVLIGLAVSQMELLTAASNEINVALLAPIPILFAVGIGIAWRMRSRDPRRYAALNSIDVEAESPALP, encoded by the coding sequence ATGAGCTCGCGCGCCCCGGGAGCGGTCGCCGCGGGCGACGTCGCCGGCAGACGCCTCCGCCGGACCGGGCTCGGGACGGCCGATCTGGTGTTCTTCGTCGTGGCCGCGGCCGCGCCGCTGACCGTTGTCGCCGGGGTCGTTCCGCTGGCGATCCGGACTGGAGGGCTGTCCACCGCCTACGGCTACCTCGTGCCCGCGGTGATACTGCTCATGTTCGCGGTCGGGTTCACGGCGATGAGTCCCCATATCAAGAACGCGGGCGCGTTCTACGCGTACATCTCCCGGGGGATCGGCAAGCCCATCGGCGTCGGAGGGAGCTTCGTCGCCGCGCTCGCGTACAACGCGATGACCGTCTGCCTGCTCGCCGGGTTCGCGGTCTACGGGCAGGGGCTCCTCGAATCATTCTTCGGCGTGACGGTGCCCTGGTGGATGATCGCTGCCGTCGGGGTCGTCGGGGTCGGGCTGCTCGGGTACTTCAAGGTGACGATGGGTGCGAAGGTGCTCGGGATCGCGTTGATCCTCGAGGTGCTCGTGCTGATCGTCTACCAGGTCGCCACGCTGGGGTCGGGGGACGTCGACGTGCGCTCCTTCGAGATGTTCAATCCGTCGGTGATGCTCGATCCCGGTTTCGGGGCGATGCTGGTGCTGACCGCCGGGGGATTCATCGGCTTCGAAGCGACGGCCCTCTACGCGGAAGAAGTGAAGGACCCGGAGCGGACCGTTCAGAGAGCGACCTACATCGCCATCGGCTTCTTGGGCCTGTTCTACACCTTCTCCGTCTGGTGCCTCTTCGTCGCATACACTCCCGAGGGCGCGCTCGCGTTCGCCGCTGGTGACGACGTCGACAGCCTCACCTTCGTCTCGATGTCCCGCTACGTCGGGGTATGGCTGGCGGACGTCGGGCAGCTCTTGCTGTGCACGAGCGCGTTCGCCGCCGCACTCGCCTTCCACAACGCTGCGTCGCGCTATCACTTCACGATGGCGAGGGAGGGACTCCTGCCCAGGCGCGTCGGCAGGATCAGTGCGCGCCACGGCTCGCCGATCGGCGGAGTCGTGCTGCAGATCGGGATCACAGTGGTCGTGCTCGGCGCCGCAGCTCTCGCGCAGGCCGACCCCTATCTGGTCGTGTTCCTGTGGTCGTCTGCCCCCGGCGTCCTGGGCGTGCTGCTGCTCGAGATGATCGCCGCTGTCGCGATCGTCGCCTTCTTCTGGAAGGACCGGAGGGGGCACTCGAGCCTGCGAGTGATCGTCGCGCCGGCGTTGTCGGCCGTCGGGCTCGCCGTGCTCATCGGTCTGGCCGTCAGTCAGATGGAGCTCCTGACGGCGGCCTCCAACGAGATCAACGTCGCGCTGCTCGCGCCGATACCGATCCTCTTCGCGGTCGGCATCGGGATCGCATGGCGCATGCGATCCCGGGATCCGCGGCGCTACGCGGCCCTCAACTCGATCGACGTCGAAGCCGAGTCGCCCGCGCTGCCCTGA
- a CDS encoding ABC transporter ATP-binding protein: protein MTAATLAPPAIAVEGLVKSFGDVEVLRGVSFEVAAGSIFALLGSNGAGKTTLVRILATLLRADAGRAAVHGNDVSAAPDAARRAISLTGQFAAVDEMLTGRENLVLVARLRRTPRPARLAEELLDRFQLRDAADRRAGSYSGGMRRRLDIAMSLVGEPQVLFLDEPTTGLDPQSRLEVWRTVRELAAGGATVLLTTQTLDEAEHLADRIAILHEGTIISDGTLAELRALLPQEVAYVPKEPSLEDVFLALVGDGTARGEHPEGQEGER from the coding sequence ATGACCGCCGCGACGCTCGCTCCGCCGGCGATCGCGGTCGAGGGCCTCGTGAAGTCCTTCGGCGACGTGGAGGTGCTCCGCGGCGTCTCCTTCGAGGTCGCCGCGGGGAGCATCTTCGCGCTGCTCGGCTCGAACGGGGCGGGCAAGACGACCCTGGTGCGCATCCTCGCGACGCTGCTGCGCGCGGACGCCGGCCGGGCGGCCGTCCACGGCAACGACGTGTCCGCCGCCCCCGACGCCGCCAGGCGCGCGATCAGCCTCACCGGGCAGTTCGCCGCCGTCGACGAGATGCTCACCGGTCGCGAGAACCTCGTGCTCGTCGCCCGGTTGCGACGGACGCCGCGACCGGCACGGCTCGCCGAGGAACTGCTCGATCGCTTCCAGCTGCGCGACGCCGCGGATCGCCGGGCGGGCAGCTACTCCGGCGGGATGCGCCGCCGGCTCGACATCGCGATGAGCCTCGTCGGGGAGCCGCAGGTGCTCTTCCTCGATGAGCCGACCACGGGCCTCGACCCCCAGTCCCGGCTCGAGGTCTGGCGCACGGTGCGCGAGCTCGCCGCCGGCGGCGCCACCGTGCTGCTCACCACGCAGACGCTCGACGAGGCCGAGCATCTGGCCGACCGCATCGCGATCCTGCACGAGGGCACGATCATCAGCGACGGCACCCTGGCCGAACTCCGCGCCCTGCTGCCGCAAGAGGTCGCGTACGTGCCGAAGGAGCCCTCGCTCGAAGACGTCTTCCTCGCGCTCGTCGGGGACGGCACGGCTCGCGGGGAGCACCCCGAGGGCCAGGAGGGAGAACGATGA
- a CDS encoding ABC transporter permease has translation MSAHTLVTGGVRDAAILTGRSLRHILRSPDTIITTAITPIALMLLFVFVLGGAIETEVEGSYVDYLLPGILLITIASGVAYTSYRLFLDLRSGIFERFRSMPITRSGVLWAHVLTSVCANLVSVALVIGVALLLGFRSSASPATWVAVAGILALFTLALTWLAVIAGLSAQSVDGASAFSYPLIFLPFISSAFVPTDSMPAPVAWFAEHQPVTAIVDTLRALLDGDAPQGATGWIALAWLLGILALAYLGARLAYRRRTR, from the coding sequence ATGAGCGCGCACACCCTCGTCACGGGCGGCGTCCGCGACGCCGCGATCCTCACCGGACGCTCGCTGCGCCACATCCTGCGCAGCCCCGACACCATCATCACGACCGCGATCACCCCGATCGCGCTCATGCTGCTCTTCGTGTTCGTGCTCGGCGGCGCCATCGAGACCGAAGTCGAGGGGTCCTACGTGGACTACCTGCTCCCCGGGATCCTGCTCATCACGATCGCCTCGGGCGTCGCCTACACCTCGTACCGGCTCTTCCTCGACCTGCGCAGCGGGATCTTCGAGCGCTTCCGCTCCATGCCGATCACCCGATCCGGTGTGCTGTGGGCGCACGTGCTCACCTCGGTGTGCGCGAACCTCGTCTCCGTCGCGCTCGTCATCGGCGTCGCGCTGCTGCTCGGCTTCCGCTCGAGCGCCTCGCCCGCCACCTGGGTCGCGGTCGCCGGGATCCTGGCGCTCTTCACGCTCGCGCTGACCTGGCTCGCCGTGATCGCGGGGCTCTCCGCGCAGTCCGTGGACGGCGCGAGCGCGTTCAGCTACCCGCTGATCTTCCTGCCCTTCATCAGCTCGGCCTTCGTGCCGACGGATTCGATGCCGGCGCCCGTCGCCTGGTTCGCCGAGCACCAGCCCGTCACCGCCATCGTCGACACGCTCCGCGCGCTCCTCGACGGCGACGCGCCTCAGGGCGCCACGGGCTGGATCGCGCTCGCGTGGCTCCTCGGGATCCTCGCGCTCGCCTACCTCGGCGCCCGGCTGGCCTACCGCCGCAGGACCCGCTGA
- a CDS encoding Lrp/AsnC family transcriptional regulator yields the protein MNVGGMFHGLKPAELDELDRKLILLLQQDGRMSVAEMSRAVGLSHPAVRQRLQRLFESKIANITATTHPGTHGLTESALIVVRTDERMHQVAAQLAEFPEVYYLVTTQGRFDIALEAMARDKLHLSEISLRIRATPGVVSSETISITETVKWEYGPDFTALD from the coding sequence ATGAACGTTGGCGGCATGTTCCACGGCCTGAAACCGGCGGAGCTCGACGAGCTCGATCGGAAGCTCATCCTGCTCCTCCAGCAGGACGGCCGGATGTCCGTCGCCGAGATGTCGCGCGCCGTGGGCCTCTCCCACCCCGCAGTGCGCCAGCGACTCCAGCGCCTGTTCGAGTCCAAGATCGCGAACATCACCGCGACAACCCATCCGGGCACCCACGGCCTCACCGAGTCCGCGCTCATCGTCGTGAGAACGGACGAGCGGATGCACCAAGTCGCGGCGCAGCTCGCCGAGTTCCCCGAGGTCTACTACCTCGTCACCACCCAGGGTCGTTTCGACATCGCCCTCGAGGCCATGGCCAGAGACAAGCTTCACCTCAGCGAGATCTCCCTGCGAATCAGGGCCACGCCCGGGGTCGTCTCCAGCGAGACGATCTCGATCACGGAAACCGTGAAGTGGGAGTACGGCCCGGATTTCACCGCCCTCGACTGA
- a CDS encoding response regulator transcription factor, producing the protein MNTQHKGPRILIVDDEPSIRELLSTSLRFAGFGVRAVGNGAQTISAVLEEEPDLIVLDVMLPDMNGFSVTKRLRSAGYTAPIIFLTAKDDTEDKVEGLTVGGDDYVTKPFSLDEIIARIKAVLRRTIQEDEDSVLTVGPITMDQDTHEVTVDGTGVELSPTEFKLLRYLMQNANRVLSKAQILDHVWEYDFNGDAGIVESYISYLRRKLDPLTEESLIQTKRGFGYMLKTETK; encoded by the coding sequence ATGAACACTCAGCACAAGGGACCCCGGATCCTCATCGTCGACGACGAGCCCAGCATCCGCGAGCTGCTCAGTACGAGCCTGCGCTTCGCCGGCTTCGGCGTGCGCGCGGTCGGCAACGGCGCGCAGACCATCTCCGCCGTGCTCGAGGAGGAGCCCGACCTCATCGTCCTCGACGTCATGCTGCCCGACATGAACGGCTTCAGCGTGACGAAGCGCCTGCGCTCCGCCGGATACACGGCGCCCATCATCTTCCTCACCGCGAAGGACGACACCGAGGACAAGGTCGAGGGCTTGACGGTCGGCGGCGACGACTACGTCACGAAGCCCTTCAGCCTCGACGAGATCATCGCCCGCATCAAGGCCGTGCTGCGCCGCACGATCCAGGAGGACGAGGACTCCGTGCTCACGGTCGGCCCGATCACGATGGATCAGGACACCCACGAGGTCACCGTCGACGGCACCGGCGTCGAGCTCTCCCCCACAGAGTTCAAGCTGCTGCGCTACCTCATGCAGAACGCGAACCGCGTGCTCTCGAAGGCGCAGATCCTCGACCACGTCTGGGAGTACGACTTCAACGGCGACGCCGGCATCGTGGAGTCCTACATCTCCTACCTGCGCCGCAAGCTCGACCCCCTCACCGAGGAGTCGCTGATCCAGACCAAGCGCGGTTTCGGGTACATGCTCAAGACCGAAACCAAGTAG
- a CDS encoding sensor histidine kinase has product MGRFADRFADVSLRAKITGVTVFILFLGLIVAGVGTLSVLRPMLLNNQESTLRQLHEDPTPALAAEADVDNLTREDVLFAGPQFYVAVLDADGDLQYDNTHGKSSSAWPDVDGMSAPISVESVSTGREQPISIRSGDGTEWRAVALTIGVSGQPGGTLLIASTTAGINQTVAQYVVIFTAFGIAVLLLGAALTRILVTATFLPLAEVERTALEISRGDYSKRIMVASPHTEVGHLGESLNIMLDRLDGSLEERARTIERMRRFIGDASHELRTPLVSVRGYAELYRMGALQEGEQTAQAMERIEKEAIRMTSLVEDLLALARLDERRPLELAQLPLNGLAHDAALDAGVQDPDRAITAIEDPAAPVVVGDEHKVRQLMTNLLGNAMRHTPAGSPIEIVVSSVPAGDGVAPMARFEIVDHGEGIPEQIREKIFGRFWRADTSRNRETGGSGLGLAIVKSIVDAHGGSVSVHETPGGGATFRVDLPSAPPGDDTVPVPRV; this is encoded by the coding sequence GTGGGGCGGTTCGCCGACCGCTTCGCCGATGTGTCGCTGCGGGCGAAGATCACCGGCGTCACGGTCTTCATCCTGTTCCTCGGCCTCATCGTCGCCGGCGTCGGCACGCTCTCGGTGCTGCGCCCGATGCTGCTGAACAATCAGGAGAGCACGCTCAGGCAGCTCCACGAGGATCCGACGCCGGCGCTCGCCGCGGAGGCGGACGTCGACAACCTCACCCGCGAGGACGTGCTCTTCGCCGGGCCGCAGTTCTACGTCGCCGTGCTCGACGCGGACGGCGATCTGCAGTACGACAACACGCACGGCAAGTCGAGCTCGGCCTGGCCCGACGTGGACGGCATGTCGGCGCCCATCTCCGTCGAGTCGGTGAGCACCGGCCGCGAGCAGCCGATCTCGATCCGCAGCGGCGACGGCACGGAGTGGCGGGCCGTGGCGCTCACGATCGGCGTCTCCGGCCAGCCGGGCGGCACGCTGCTCATCGCGTCGACCACGGCCGGCATCAATCAGACCGTCGCCCAGTACGTCGTCATCTTCACCGCGTTCGGGATCGCGGTGCTGCTGCTCGGCGCCGCGCTGACGCGGATCCTCGTCACGGCGACGTTCCTGCCGCTCGCCGAGGTGGAACGGACGGCCCTCGAGATCTCGAGGGGCGACTACTCCAAGCGCATCATGGTGGCGAGTCCGCACACGGAGGTCGGGCACCTCGGCGAATCGCTGAACATCATGCTCGACCGGCTCGACGGTTCGCTGGAGGAGCGCGCGCGCACGATCGAACGCATGCGGCGCTTCATCGGCGACGCGAGCCATGAGCTGCGCACCCCGCTCGTCTCCGTCCGCGGCTACGCCGAGCTCTACCGGATGGGCGCGCTGCAGGAGGGCGAGCAGACCGCGCAGGCCATGGAGCGGATCGAGAAGGAGGCCATCCGCATGACCTCCCTCGTCGAGGATCTGCTGGCCCTCGCCCGGCTCGACGAGCGCCGCCCCCTCGAGCTCGCGCAGCTCCCCCTCAACGGCCTCGCGCACGACGCCGCCCTCGACGCCGGAGTGCAGGATCCGGATCGCGCCATCACCGCGATCGAGGATCCGGCGGCGCCCGTCGTGGTCGGCGACGAGCACAAGGTGCGCCAGCTCATGACGAACCTGCTCGGCAATGCGATGCGGCACACGCCGGCGGGCAGCCCCATCGAGATCGTCGTCTCCTCCGTGCCCGCCGGCGACGGTGTCGCACCGATGGCGCGCTTCGAGATCGTCGACCACGGCGAGGGGATCCCCGAGCAGATCAGGGAGAAGATCTTCGGACGCTTCTGGCGGGCGGATACCTCCCGGAACCGCGAGACGGGCGGATCGGGGCTCGGCCTCGCGATCGTGAAGTCCATCGTCGACGCCCACGGCGGCTCCGTGAGCGTGCACGAGACCCCGGGCGGCGGCGCGACCTTCCGCGTCGATCTGCCGAGCGCGCCCCCCGGCGACGACACGGTACCGGTGCCCCGGGTCTGA
- a CDS encoding LytR C-terminal domain-containing protein — translation MPQTIDRTDGNRAIRSDYPEDRFDRVARSGRVGAHRIAARPRYVWQYLIAALLGFALLTTLGIVAVQAIGDAGKLPSSISNGPQASAAPQVTAELDPTATVAVLNGTGTENLAAAVDQIITQEGWGSILFSGAAASADVQISAVFYTDPADAPAAEGLAAQLGGLSTYTTSDYQEYGARLVVLLGSDYAGPGIDEARAMTEEEAANSGADASSAGGAGSGNEINPDTGNEVNPETGNDIDEATGWDIDPATGWPIDPTTGLPTDPTTIPVP, via the coding sequence GTGCCGCAGACCATCGACCGCACGGACGGGAACCGCGCGATCCGGAGCGACTACCCCGAGGATCGCTTCGACCGCGTCGCGCGCAGCGGCCGGGTCGGCGCGCACCGGATCGCGGCACGGCCGCGTTACGTCTGGCAGTACCTCATCGCGGCCCTGCTCGGATTCGCGCTGCTCACGACGCTCGGGATCGTGGCCGTCCAGGCGATCGGCGATGCGGGCAAGCTGCCCAGCTCCATCTCGAACGGGCCGCAGGCCTCGGCCGCGCCGCAGGTGACCGCGGAGCTCGATCCCACGGCGACCGTGGCGGTGCTCAACGGCACGGGGACCGAGAATCTCGCCGCGGCCGTCGACCAGATCATCACGCAGGAGGGGTGGGGATCGATCCTCTTCTCCGGCGCCGCCGCCTCGGCCGACGTGCAGATCTCGGCCGTCTTCTACACGGATCCCGCCGACGCCCCGGCCGCGGAGGGCCTCGCGGCCCAGCTCGGCGGGCTCTCGACCTACACGACCTCCGACTACCAGGAGTACGGCGCGCGGCTCGTGGTGCTCCTCGGCAGCGACTACGCCGGGCCGGGCATCGACGAGGCGCGGGCGATGACGGAGGAGGAGGCGGCGAACTCCGGCGCCGATGCGAGCTCCGCGGGCGGCGCCGGGTCCGGCAACGAGATCAATCCCGACACGGGCAACGAGGTCAACCCCGAGACGGGCAACGACATCGACGAGGCGACCGGCTGGGACATCGACCCCGCCACGGGCTGGCCGATCGACCCGACGACGGGCCTCCCCACCGATCCGACGACGATCCCCGTCCCGTAG
- a CDS encoding metal-dependent hydrolase family protein, with product MTNSTTVVHAGRIIVGDGRMIENGTMTVVDGRIVGIRADDAGTPAGARSIDASGLTLMPGLVDCHTHLGGASSPDYRTWVIEDDLRQAVISTKQMRELMDWGVTTIRDISRNGIRLKWAVDHGHLDGPRIVACGPGISRTGGHGDAHNLPLETVQHSHPWGYIADGPEDLRKAVRTLSRMGSDAIKIWATGGGMWDKELETDQHFDFEEITAIIREADHLRIPVLAHAESLAAAKDCIRAGVATVEHGEELDDECRTMMVERGIVHVPTLQLFLGPWFDEYPPPPRGGLDAYPGATPVEREKFRVTQNFLSSIAAGVQIAVGSDSFSSIDVPFGYSTVEEIKTMVGAGMPRHDVFTSATSIGARALRVDDVTGTLEEGKAADFLIVDGDPWEDIESLHRDNLVWIQRGEQVWKDLLTPRSEYVPRAALAASIGAGR from the coding sequence ATGACGAATTCGACAACCGTCGTGCATGCGGGACGCATCATCGTCGGTGACGGCAGAATGATCGAGAACGGGACGATGACGGTGGTCGACGGCCGGATCGTCGGCATCCGCGCGGACGACGCCGGCACCCCGGCCGGCGCCCGGAGCATCGACGCCTCAGGGCTCACGCTCATGCCGGGCCTCGTCGATTGCCACACGCATCTCGGCGGAGCGTCGAGTCCCGACTACCGGACCTGGGTGATCGAGGACGACCTGCGTCAGGCGGTCATCTCGACGAAGCAGATGCGCGAACTCATGGACTGGGGAGTCACGACGATCCGCGACATCTCGCGAAACGGGATCCGGCTCAAGTGGGCCGTGGACCACGGACACCTCGACGGCCCTCGGATCGTCGCCTGCGGGCCCGGTATCTCGCGCACCGGCGGACACGGCGATGCGCACAACCTCCCGCTGGAGACCGTGCAGCACAGCCACCCGTGGGGGTACATCGCCGATGGCCCCGAGGACCTGCGCAAGGCCGTGCGGACGCTGAGCCGGATGGGCTCCGATGCGATCAAGATCTGGGCGACCGGCGGCGGGATGTGGGACAAGGAGCTCGAGACGGATCAGCACTTCGACTTCGAGGAGATCACCGCGATCATCCGCGAGGCGGACCATCTGAGGATCCCCGTGCTCGCCCACGCGGAATCGCTGGCGGCCGCGAAGGACTGCATTCGGGCGGGGGTCGCCACGGTCGAGCACGGCGAGGAGCTGGACGACGAATGCCGGACGATGATGGTGGAGCGGGGGATCGTCCACGTGCCCACGCTCCAGCTGTTCCTGGGCCCCTGGTTCGACGAGTATCCGCCGCCGCCGCGCGGCGGCCTGGACGCGTACCCCGGAGCGACTCCGGTGGAGCGGGAGAAGTTCCGCGTGACCCAGAACTTCCTCAGCTCGATTGCAGCGGGAGTGCAGATCGCGGTGGGGAGCGACAGCTTCTCGAGCATCGACGTTCCCTTCGGATACTCGACGGTCGAGGAGATCAAGACGATGGTGGGGGCGGGCATGCCCCGCCACGACGTCTTCACCTCGGCGACGTCGATCGGCGCGCGCGCGTTGCGCGTCGATGACGTCACCGGAACCCTCGAGGAGGGGAAGGCCGCGGACTTCCTGATCGTCGACGGCGATCCCTGGGAGGACATCGAGAGCCTGCACCGCGACAACCTCGTCTGGATCCAGCGGGGCGAGCAGGTCTGGAAGGACCTGCTCACGCCGCGGAGCGAGTACGTGCCGCGTGCGGCGCTCGCCGCGAGCATCGGGGCGGGGCGATGA